The proteins below are encoded in one region of Lactuca sativa cultivar Salinas chromosome 3, Lsat_Salinas_v11, whole genome shotgun sequence:
- the LOC111914445 gene encoding uncharacterized protein LOC111914445, with translation MVENDRLNYIRFNQPTLHVAPYGDLAEAAQEGTEDAFAMGNLYRRRDNGNNVVKNGVSLDNRYVVPYNKTLLKQYQVHMNLEWCNQLGLIKYLFKYINKGPYRITASFYDAKNNKKQHKENNDRDEIVEYYNCRYIYACEAYKVWTRRKTKTKSLGRINHVSPKSGDVYYLRILLNKVKGPTCYEDIRTVNGTIYESYKDSCYALGLLDDDREYISSIQETHHWATASFCRSLLVMLITSDSLSRPHHVFKETYNCLSDDVVHVHEQEIGVKGLKLKPEAIYHLPLSYIEKSLLSYGLSLKQIPNMPLPDHKYIQDFCNMLIQDELNYDSFSLESEHQQLHSKLNVEQKISKGEVVINVASSETATLLLSDGRTAHSGFHIPINVNENSFFSITPGKDVVALLNKASLIIWDEAPMMHRHCFEAVDRILRDIILPKNNDKPFGGKTIVFGVLQLTVNMRLQLGYPNNDFEEKKSFADWILKIGEGTIGGPNDGELQNHLDDPLYFQDKSILVPTNEEVDAINDYMLKLMKNEGKTYLSSDSLCEAEASGIPNHKLILKKGVPVMLFCNINQTRGLCNSTRLQIVRLGRHVIEARIIYGRFFNETTYIPRMKLTPSDKKIPFRFQHRQFSIAVCFAMTINKSQGQSLSNVGLYLCRPVFTHGQLYVVVSRVTSKKGLKVLICDEEVRLTNKTKNIVYKEVLQRL, from the exons ATGGTTGAAAATGACCGGCTAAATTATATTCGGTTTAACCAACCAACATTACATGTCGCTCCTTATGGAGACTTGGCCGAGGCTGCTCAAGAAGGTACTGAAGATGCTTTTGCGATGGGAAACC TTTACCGAAGACGCGACAACGGAAACAATGTCGTGAAAAACGGAGTTTCTTTGGACAATAg ATATGTTGTTCCATATAATAAGACACTTTTGAAGCAATACCAAGTCCATATGAATCTTGAGTGGTGTAATCAGCTTGGATTGATAAAGTACCTTTTTAAGTATATTAACAAAGGTCCATACAGGATCACCGCGTCTTTTTACGAcgccaaaaataacaaaaaacaacataaagAAAATAATGATCGTGATGAAATTGTTGAGTATTACAATTGTCGTTATATTTATGCTTGTGAGGCAT ATAAAGTATGGACAAGAAGAAAAACAAAGACAAAGTCACTTGGCAGAATTAATCATGTGTCTCCCAAGTCTGGTGATGTTTATTACTTGCGCATTTTGCTCAACAAAGTAAAGGGTCCTACTTGCTATGAAGATATTAGAACGGTTAATGGGACCATTTATGAGTCTTACAAAGATTCTTGCTACGCTCTTGGTCTATTAGACGATGATAGAGAGTACATATCTTCTATACAAGAAACACATCATTGGGCCACCGCTTCTTTCTGCAGGTCTCTATTAGTTATGTTGATTACATCAGATAGTCTATCCCGACCTCATCATGTTTTTAAAGAGACATATAATTGCCTTTCTGATGATGTCGTTCACGTTCATGAACAAGAAATAGGCGTGAAAG gctTAAAGCTAAAACCGGAAGCAATTTACCACCTACCGTTGTCGTACATTGAGAAATCTTTATTGAGCTATGGACTGAGTCTTAAGCAAATACCCAATATGCCATTACCTGATCACAAATATATTCAAGATTTTTGCAATATGTTAATTCAAGATGAACTTAATTATGATTCGTTTAGTCTTGAATCTGAACATCAACAACTACATTCAAAATTAAATGTCGAGCAAAAAAT ATCTAAAGGTGAAGTAGTTATTAATGTTGCTTCAAGCGAAACTGCAACACTCTTGCTTTCTGATGGTAGGACAGCGCATTCAGGATTTCATATACCAATTAATGTGAACGAGAATTCATTTTTTTCTATTACGCCAGGTAAGGATGTAGTTGCCCTGTTGAACAAAGCAAGCCTTATAATTTGGGACGAAGCCCCAATGATGCATCGTCATTGTTTCGAAGCAGTTGATAGGATACTTAGAGATATTATCCTTCCTAAGAACAATGATAAGCCGTTTGGAGGCAAGACCATTGTATTTGGAG TTTTACAATTGACTGTAAACATGAGGCTTCAGTTAGGTTATCCAAACAATGATTTCGAAGAGAAAAAATCATTTGCTGATTGGATTCTTAAAATTGGTGAGGGTACTATCGGTGGTCCTAATGATGGTGAACTTCAA AACCATCTTGATGATCCATTGTATTTTCAAGATAAATCTATTTTGGTCCCTACTAATGAAGAAGTTGATGCTATCAACGACTACATGTTAAAATTGATGAAAAATGAAGGGAAAACATATTTGAGTTCAGATTCCTTATGTGAGGCCGAG GCCTCTGGAATTCCCAACCATAAACTTATACTAAAAAAAGGTGTTCCGGTCATGTTGTTTTGTAATATCAACCAAACCAGAGGACTATGCAATAGTACTAGATTACAAATCGTAAGGCTTGGAAGACACGTAATTGAAGCACGAATCATATATGGTAGATTTTTCAACGAGACTACTTATATACCTCGCATGAAGTTGACCCCATCCGATAAAAAAATTCCATTCCGTTTTCAACATAGGCAATTCTCTATAGCAGTTTGTTTCGCTATGACCATTAACAAAAGTCAAGGACAGTCATtatcaaatgttggattatatTTGTGTAGACCTGTCTTCACCCATGGTCAGTTATATGTAGTTGTTTCTCGTGTAACAAGCAAAAAGGGTTTGAAGGTACTCATATGCGACGAGGAAGTTCGtttaactaataaaacaaaaaacattgtctACAAAGAGGTCCTGCAACGTTTATAG